GGGCGTTACGGGGCCCGCTCCACCCGGACGGACGAGTCGGTGTCGACCTCTTCGGTCATGTATGTCGCCGCACCCATACTTCACGGTGATGCGATCGCCGGTGTCCTCAGTGTCTACAAGCCGCAAAAGAGCATGTTGCTCTTTATCGAGGAGACAAAGCGCCACCTCCTGTACCTCGGAATCCTGGCGACTGTGCTGTTCATGTTGTTGGGGATTTTGTTGTCGCGGTGGGTGACCTCCCCGCTTCGCCGGCTGACGGATTATGCGGACGCGGTTTCCCGTGGCGAGCGCTCGAGCCTGCCGGCCTTGCCGGGCTATCATTTGCGGGTCCTTGGCGAGACCACCGAAGCGATGCGTGAGGCTCTCGAAGACAGGAAGTATGTGGAGTCTTATGTACAGTCCCTGACTCATGAGATGAAATCGCCGCTGGCAGGCATCCGGAGTGCGTCGGAGCTGTTGGAGGAGGATCTGCCGCCGGCTCAGCGGGATCGTTTCCTCGGGAATGTCCGGGCCGAGTCGGAGCGCCTGCAGGCTTTGATCGATCAACTGCTGGCCTTGTCCTCGTTGGAAAACCGGAAGGGCTTGGGCAGCCCGACTCAGATCGATATGGCCTCGGTCGTCGCTCGAGTGGTGAATCACTATGAGTCGAATGCGCAAGGGCGCGGGTTGGCCTTCGTACTCCGGCTGGAGTCAGGGCTGAAAGTATTGGGGGAGGAATTCCTGTTGGAGACGGCGGTCAGTAATTTGTTGCAGAATGCGGTCGATTTCTCCCCCGAGGGCGGCCAGATCGAGGTTGGCCTGGACCGGCATGCGGGGCAGGTTCGTTTACGTATCCAAGACGAGGGTACAGGCATTCCCGAATATGCACTGTCCCGGATCCATGACCGGTTTTACTCGCTGCCTCGCCCCGGGACGGAACGGAAAAGTTCTGGCCTGGGGCTCTGTTTTGTACGTGAATCGGTCGCACTGCACGGAGGCCGGATGGAGATCCGTAACCGTGAGGACGGGTCCGGAGTCTTGGCGAGTCTGGAAATTCCCCTCGTGCCGGGGCGATGAAGCGTAAAGTCGAGCGGCATTCGTGGAAGCCGGGGAGAAATTCGCTTTCGGCTTCGAAGAGCTCTTCCGCCATCTTTCACCCGGTTGTAGATGTTGCCGTATCTACGGAATGGGGTGTAAATGTGATGTTGTTGCTTTGACGCTGGCTCGACAGGCCTTTATCAGAGGTTTAAGTTTAAGATATGTCTGACAAAAATGTGATCTCGTTTGAGCGGGGCGGATTTCATGACCTGCGCATGGCCTATGTTGGTTCAGAGAGCTGGAAGGGGCCGGATTACCACTGGCAGAATGAGGGCCGGGAGGGGGCGCATGCGATCATCCAGCTCACTCGAAAGGGGCGCTGCTTCATCGACGACTCACAGGGCCGCCACTATGTGCCTGCCGGTTCGGCCTTTATTGTCGAGGTGCCAAGTGAGACGGCTTACGGCTATGTGCCGGGAGATACCGATCCCTATGAATTGGATTTCATTGCCATGTTTGGGGAGCTGGCGATCCGGTTTGTACGTGATTTAAGGGCATTCTACGGACCGGTGTTCGAGCTGTCCCGGCGTCCGGAGAGCTTGGCTTTTTTTCGTCAGATCATGCAGAAGTTCAAGCACAACGGATTTCGTGACCGCTATGAAGAATCCTCTCTACTCTATCAGTTCCTGAGCTCGTTGTATCGTGAGGCGAACCAAGCGGTGACGCGCGGGGATTCGGTGGCTGCATGCTACCAGCGGATCCAAAGCCGCTACCGGGAGCAGGCGAATATCAACGAGATCGCGTTGGATGCCGGGCTGTCGCGGGAGCATCTGGCCCGGAGTTTCCAAGCGCGGTTCGGGCAGTCGCCTTCACGTATGCTGCGCGAGCTACGGATGCGTGAAGCACGCTTGATTCTTCAATCGGGGGTGCAGGACTTGGAGTCGGTTGCCGCAGCCGTGGGTTTCTCGGATGTGCGTACCTTGAAGCGCTACCTCTGATACCTCAGCTCTCTTCCGGCATCTCCCGGAAGAAGACACCGGTTTTACCCACGCCGCCGGCATATTCACAGCCGAGCTTTTCGGGAATGGCCTGACAGTATTCCTTGATGATGTTCCGGTCGCCCTCGAAGCGGATCTTGATCAAGCCGTTCTTGGCCAGTGCGGTATCGATTTCCTTCAGTACACTCTCACTCAAGCCCTTCTGCCCGATATGTACATGCGGCTTCAAGCGCTGGGCGAGGCCACGGAGTTCTTTCTTTTCGGCACTGGTGAGGGGCGTTGGATTCATCACGGGAAGGTCTTGGAAGTGGAGGGAGCGTACTTTGTTTTCTGTGGTTTGTGGCAGAGACCGTCGGATGTCTAGAGCAAACTCAACCTTGTTTGGGGGCGCAAGTTCCTGCACTACGATGTACCGTCGGCCGTCTTGTCAGGCCACCGACACCACGACAGGGCCGCTTTGACTGGTCGAGGTTGCGGCTGCCTGAAGGAAAAGCGCTTCGTTGGCTTCGGCATAAGCTTCATAGAGGTCACGGGGGAGGCAAGTCCTCGCATTTTGATTGGTGCCACGGCGCAGAGGGCCGGCAGTTACGCGGTTCAATCCGTGGAGCATGTGGTCGAAGCGTTCGAGGACCGTGGCGATCCTTCGATCCGAGCAGTCAATGTTGACCCATGCGGCGATGGTTTTTAACTGCTCAGCCGAGAACGGGCGTGTCTCCCCGTAGATGACGATCAGTATCCGGTCCGGCTGTTTCGCCTGATAGTGCAGGGCGGCCTCCACGTGGGCACGCCATTCGCGCTCGCATTGTGCCGCAAATTGCCGGAAGGCTTTACCTGTGAGCGGGGCTTTGGCGCCTTTCTGGAAGATCCAGTAGGAGGCGAGCACGGCGGGGAAGCGTCTCACCGGGTAGACGATACGCGGGCCGGCGGGCTGATAGAAGGCCCGGTCATGATGGGTGCGAATGACCGGGGTGCAGTCGGCCGGAAGGATGTCGGGCAGTGCGTTAGCCCGGTAAAAGGCATGGGATCCGGTAGCGGGAATGTCGGGGATCTGTTGAGCTTCGGAGATCTGGGACTGCAGGGTGATATCAAAATACTGCTGACTGCGCTCCGAGGGGGTGACGAGTGCGGGGAGGAGCGGGCAAAGCAGCCAGCGCGAACCGCTCCGCGGATAGCTGATGATCAAATGCGCCTGCCTGGGGATCCGGGCTTTAAGCTCCGGCGCCAGTGGCATGAAGCCTTCTTCGGTCGTCCGAACAGAGGTACGCTTGGGTTCCGGCGCAGTGGAACGCTTTCGTATTTTTCCGAGCAAGCGATGGGCGAATGACTGCATTTCCGGGTAGAACTAACCGCATATAAGCTAGTGTATTCCATTTAGGCAATGCGAAAGCGTTAGACGGGATGTTGGGAAGGCTGAGGGATGTTGGGAAGGCTGAGACTTGAAACCTGAAACCTGACGAAGCGCGTCCCTGCATCATGTCTGTGCATCGTGGAGGTCGGGGAGAACAGAATGATTATGGACAGGATGATGCTTACTACGGTGTGAGGTAGGCAGAATGATGGAAGGCAGAATGATTCGTGCACACCGTTCTTATAGTCTGTCCCTTGGTGTTCCCCTCAAAGTCTTCGACCAACCTCCTTTAGTCCGTGCCATTCACTATGAACCACAAAAAAGCCCCGCGGATGCGGGGCTTTGGGAAAGGGAACTTGGACGTGTGCTTAATCCTTGGGATCCGGGAGGGTCTTGGACGCGATGTTTTCGAGCAGCTCAGTGAGGAACTCGCCGACCGGCTTGGTGCCTTCCAGTGCCTTGTTGGCGCGTGAGTTGACTGCAACCTTGCCTTCTTCGGCCTCGCGCTTACCCAGGACGAGGAAGTGCGGGACCTTGTCGACGTGGCACTTGCGGATCTTGGCGCCGAGTTTGTCGGCCACGGCATCGACGGTCACGCGGATCTTGGCGGCCTTGAGCAGGGCTTCGATTTCGCGTGCCTGAGGCACCAGGTCATCGTTCATCGGCAGGATGCGCACCTGTTCCGGAGCGAGCCAGGTCGGGAAGTTGCCGGCGAAGTGCTCAATGAGGACGCCGCAGAAGCGTTCCATCGAGCCGAAGGGGGCGCGGTGGATCATGACCGGGCGGTGCTTCTCATTGTCGGCTCCGATATAGTGGAGATCGAAGCGCTCGGGCAGGTTGTAGTCGACCTGCACGGTACCGAGTTGCCATTCGCGGCCGATGACGTCCTTGACCACGAAGTCGATCTTCGGACCGTAGAAAGCGGCCTCGCCGGGCTCTTCGACAAAGTTCACGCCGAGGGTCTTGGCGGCTTCGCGCAGGGCGTTTTCCGCGCGGTCCCACTTTTCGGCCTCGCCGACATACTTGGAGGAGTCGGGGTCGCGGAGACCGATGCGCACACGGTAGTCACTCATGCCGAGTGTGTTGAAGACCAGCTTGACCAGGTCAAGGCAGCCGGCGATTTCGGCTCCGATTTGATCTTCGGTGCAGAAGAGGTGGGCGTCGTCCTGGGTGAAGCCGCGTACACGGGTCATGCCGTTCAGCTCGCCGGATTGCTCCCAGCGGTAGACCGTGCCGAACTCCGCGAGGCGGACCGGAAGGTCGCGGTAGGAGTGGGGCTGGCTGGCGAAGATCTTGATGTGCATCGGGCAGTTCATCGGCTTGAGCAGGTAGCCGTCGATCTCACCCGAATCGAGCTTGTTGGACAGGTCCGCGCAGGAGCAGCCCTGGTGTGCGAGTTCCTCGACCGTGCCGGGCTCGACGATGGGAGGGAACTGCGACTCCTTGTAGTAGGGGAAGTGTCCGGAGGTGCGGTAGAGTCCGAGCTTGCCGATGTGCGGCGTGAAGACCTGGTCGTAGCCGGTCTTGCGCAGTTCTTCGGCGATGAAATTCTGCAGTTCGGTACGGATGACCGCTCCGTTCGGAGTCCAGAGGATCATGCCGGAACCGACCGCGTCATCGATATGGAAGAGCTTCAGCTCCTTGCCGAGCTTGCGGTGGTCACGGGCCTTGGCTTGCTCGAGGCGTTCCAGATACTGCTCGAGTTCCTCCTTGCTGGCGAAGGCGGTGCCGTAGATGCGTTGGAGCTGCTTGTTGTTCTCGTCCCCGCGGTGATAGGCCCCGGCGATGTTGAGCAGCTTGAAGGCCTTGATCTTCTTGGTGTAGTTGACGTGTGTCCCGGCGCAGAGGTCGATGAACTCACCGTTCTGGTAGAAACTGATGGCTTCGCCCGCCGGAATGTCGTCCAGACGGCCGAGCTTATAGCGCTCCTGTCCGATCGCCTTGATCTTTTCGACCGCTTCCTCGCGGGAGCATTCGATACGCTCGAATTTCTGGTTTTCCTTGATGACCTTCTTCATCTCGGCCTCGAGGGCCTCGAGGTCGGAGGCATCGAGTTTCTTGTCCAGATCGATGTCGTAGTAGAAGCCATTCTCGGTGGGAGGTCCGATATCGAGCTGGGTTTCCGGGTGCAGACGGAGAACCGCAGTGGCCAGCACGTGCGAGCAGGAGTGTCGGAGTTCCTCAAGTGGAGACATGTCTTTCATGATTGCAGAAAATTAAAGGGAAGGAGTCAGACCCCTTGAGCTTTTGAGTCAATGCCGGATTCGTCGTCGGCTGGTTTAGCATTTTGTAGCTGCCCGTGTTACACGATGATAGTGGACATTCGGAATTCAGCTAGCTTTGCGTACTCGTGCGGAGCGCTTCTAGCCGGTATCCGGGACATGAAAAAGCCCGGATCAGCAGGCTGGTCCAGGCTGTCAGGGCGGCATCCACCAGACGGGGTATTACTGGGCCTTCTTCGAGCCGTTGCCTTGTCCTTGCTGTTGGCCGTTGCCCTGGCCTTTCTTCTGACTTTGGCCTTGTTTATTACATTGGCCGCCGTTGGTGCAGTTTGGACCGCTGCCGTCACGCAGTTGCTTCTGCTGCCTGTCGCGTGTGCAGTCTCCGTTGCCTTGGCCCTGGCCGGCGAAGACACCGGCTGAGCTCAGTGCGAATAAGGAAGCGATTAGTGCAAGTGTTTTGATGGTTTTCATGGTCATTCTCCTTGGTTGATCGTTTGTGCCTTTTCCTTTTTGGCGTCGTAAACTTACCAAATTGAAGATGACACAATGATGACCGCGCGGCGTTGCGGTCTCTTTTTTCATTTTGTTGCCTCAACCTCCGGCTTCGCGTCGTGCCGGATCGAAATATGCAGCCAGTCGCGTCCGCTTGCGTCCCGGTCCATCTCGGCGGTCGCGCTGTAGCCCATCGCTTCGGCGCAGGCACGGACCAGCGAAAGGCCCAGTCCGCAGTGGCGGGTATCGCTGCGGGCCCCTTCGGCCCGCCAGAAACGCTCGAAGAGATTGACGACTGATGTGGGATCAACGTTCTCGACCGGATTGCTGATCCGCAGGCCATCTTGCATACATTC
This window of the Coraliomargarita parva genome carries:
- a CDS encoding sulfotransferase domain-containing protein, coding for MQSFAHRLLGKIRKRSTAPEPKRTSVRTTEEGFMPLAPELKARIPRQAHLIISYPRSGSRWLLCPLLPALVTPSERSQQYFDITLQSQISEAQQIPDIPATGSHAFYRANALPDILPADCTPVIRTHHDRAFYQPAGPRIVYPVRRFPAVLASYWIFQKGAKAPLTGKAFRQFAAQCEREWRAHVEAALHYQAKQPDRILIVIYGETRPFSAEQLKTIAAWVNIDCSDRRIATVLERFDHMLHGLNRVTAGPLRRGTNQNARTCLPRDLYEAYAEANEALFLQAAATSTSQSGPVVVSVA
- the creC gene encoding two-component system sensor histidine kinase CreC codes for the protein MSLTFRILISFALIALAAYYLLLNPVVDRVERQYLEAAEEPMVDAANILASMLSVPDADAVIVPEPFRLGMSQVKERLIHAQIYNLMKEEILMDFYVTDADGRLVYDSGGQYESGLDMKVHRDVRLTLDGRYGARSTRTDESVSTSSVMYVAAPILHGDAIAGVLSVYKPQKSMLLFIEETKRHLLYLGILATVLFMLLGILLSRWVTSPLRRLTDYADAVSRGERSSLPALPGYHLRVLGETTEAMREALEDRKYVESYVQSLTHEMKSPLAGIRSASELLEEDLPPAQRDRFLGNVRAESERLQALIDQLLALSSLENRKGLGSPTQIDMASVVARVVNHYESNAQGRGLAFVLRLESGLKVLGEEFLLETAVSNLLQNAVDFSPEGGQIEVGLDRHAGQVRLRIQDEGTGIPEYALSRIHDRFYSLPRPGTERKSSGLGLCFVRESVALHGGRMEIRNREDGSGVLASLEIPLVPGR
- a CDS encoding YhbY family RNA-binding protein codes for the protein MNPTPLTSAEKKELRGLAQRLKPHVHIGQKGLSESVLKEIDTALAKNGLIKIRFEGDRNIIKEYCQAIPEKLGCEYAGGVGKTGVFFREMPEES
- the thrS gene encoding threonine--tRNA ligase gives rise to the protein MKDMSPLEELRHSCSHVLATAVLRLHPETQLDIGPPTENGFYYDIDLDKKLDASDLEALEAEMKKVIKENQKFERIECSREEAVEKIKAIGQERYKLGRLDDIPAGEAISFYQNGEFIDLCAGTHVNYTKKIKAFKLLNIAGAYHRGDENNKQLQRIYGTAFASKEELEQYLERLEQAKARDHRKLGKELKLFHIDDAVGSGMILWTPNGAVIRTELQNFIAEELRKTGYDQVFTPHIGKLGLYRTSGHFPYYKESQFPPIVEPGTVEELAHQGCSCADLSNKLDSGEIDGYLLKPMNCPMHIKIFASQPHSYRDLPVRLAEFGTVYRWEQSGELNGMTRVRGFTQDDAHLFCTEDQIGAEIAGCLDLVKLVFNTLGMSDYRVRIGLRDPDSSKYVGEAEKWDRAENALREAAKTLGVNFVEEPGEAAFYGPKIDFVVKDVIGREWQLGTVQVDYNLPERFDLHYIGADNEKHRPVMIHRAPFGSMERFCGVLIEHFAGNFPTWLAPEQVRILPMNDDLVPQAREIEALLKAAKIRVTVDAVADKLGAKIRKCHVDKVPHFLVLGKREAEEGKVAVNSRANKALEGTKPVGEFLTELLENIASKTLPDPKD
- a CDS encoding helix-turn-helix domain-containing protein gives rise to the protein MSDKNVISFERGGFHDLRMAYVGSESWKGPDYHWQNEGREGAHAIIQLTRKGRCFIDDSQGRHYVPAGSAFIVEVPSETAYGYVPGDTDPYELDFIAMFGELAIRFVRDLRAFYGPVFELSRRPESLAFFRQIMQKFKHNGFRDRYEESSLLYQFLSSLYREANQAVTRGDSVAACYQRIQSRYREQANINEIALDAGLSREHLARSFQARFGQSPSRMLRELRMREARLILQSGVQDLESVAAAVGFSDVRTLKRYL